The following are encoded in a window of Acidimicrobiales bacterium genomic DNA:
- a CDS encoding metallophosphoesterase produces MESFTLVQLSDIHLTADGSLRPGVRPRDNLVAALRLVNEARIAPDAYLLTGDLTDVGDAGCYEDLAALMRSQAEADGAEVVYVPGNHDERDAFRRHLLGVAGAGPINQTHWCRGLRIISLDSTIPGVDEGALDNETLAYLAAELEARAPEGTVLVLHHPPITSPIKTMSRLRLQNPDELRDLIAGSDVRVVLCGHNHHDASGIVGGIPVWVSPALAYRADLTSTEKFRGVPGSALSRIDLSPTDHTVVTVPVPHVRDVRGPRWRD; encoded by the coding sequence GTGGAGTCGTTCACGCTCGTGCAGCTCTCGGACATCCACCTCACCGCGGATGGCTCGCTCCGCCCGGGGGTACGGCCACGGGACAACCTCGTCGCCGCGTTACGGCTCGTCAACGAGGCACGGATCGCGCCCGACGCCTACTTGCTCACCGGGGACCTCACCGATGTCGGTGACGCCGGCTGCTACGAGGACCTCGCGGCGCTGATGCGCTCGCAGGCGGAAGCCGACGGTGCCGAGGTCGTCTACGTGCCCGGGAACCACGACGAGCGCGACGCCTTCCGAAGGCACCTGCTCGGCGTCGCCGGCGCGGGGCCGATCAACCAGACGCACTGGTGTCGCGGGCTTCGGATCATCTCCCTCGACTCCACCATCCCCGGAGTCGACGAAGGTGCCCTCGACAACGAGACGCTCGCCTACCTGGCGGCAGAGCTCGAGGCACGAGCCCCCGAGGGAACGGTGCTCGTCCTCCACCACCCGCCGATCACCTCCCCGATCAAGACGATGTCCCGCCTCCGCCTGCAGAACCCCGACGAGCTCCGCGACCTCATCGCCGGCTCGGACGTCCGAGTCGTGCTCTGCGGACACAACCACCACGACGCGAGCGGCATCGTCGGAGGGATCCCGGTCTGGGTCTCCCCGGCGCTCGCCTACCGGGCCGACCTGACCAGCACGGAGAAGTTCCGGGGCGTACCCGGGAGCGCGCTCTCACGGATCGACCTCTCCCCCACCGACCACACGGTGGTCACGGTCCCGGTGCCGCACGTGCGCGACGTGCGCGGGCCGCGGTGGAGAGACTGA
- a CDS encoding amidohydrolase family protein, whose protein sequence is MPDGPLMISADSHVIEDPHLWETRLPAKLREAAPVFPERGVGGQFQAHQGGWDPLARVEEMAVDGVSQEVLYPSLAMNLFGLTDPALQEACFSVYNDWLLEYCSAAPDRLFGIGALCTFDVTQAVRELRRCKAAGFVGAMVWEVPPPELSFATDHYEELWAVAEELRMPISLHILTGASYGWPKPRAARRVLQATARHANDLVYEASNAISDLITTGVLERFPALKFVLVESEASWIPFILSSWDKYASRPNSDSPLTMAPSDYFRRNVHATFFNDPTLASVLERWGSANCMWSNDYPHPNSTWPESRKIIERDLGHLPDEVRREVLSGNVARLYDLPAASGRQGASPAS, encoded by the coding sequence GTGCCGGATGGCCCGCTCATGATCTCCGCGGACTCGCACGTGATCGAGGACCCCCACCTCTGGGAGACGCGCCTCCCCGCGAAGTTGCGGGAGGCGGCCCCGGTCTTTCCCGAACGCGGCGTCGGCGGGCAGTTCCAGGCGCACCAGGGAGGGTGGGACCCGCTGGCGAGGGTCGAGGAGATGGCCGTCGACGGCGTGTCACAGGAGGTCCTCTACCCGAGCCTCGCGATGAACCTCTTCGGGTTGACGGACCCCGCCCTCCAGGAGGCCTGCTTCTCGGTCTACAACGACTGGCTGCTCGAGTACTGCTCGGCCGCTCCCGACCGGCTCTTCGGCATCGGTGCGCTCTGCACCTTCGACGTCACGCAGGCGGTGAGGGAACTGCGACGCTGCAAGGCGGCGGGCTTCGTCGGGGCGATGGTCTGGGAGGTGCCTCCGCCCGAGCTGTCCTTCGCGACCGACCACTACGAGGAGCTGTGGGCCGTCGCCGAGGAGCTGCGGATGCCGATCAGCCTGCACATCCTCACCGGCGCCAGCTACGGATGGCCGAAGCCGCGGGCAGCGCGGCGCGTGCTGCAGGCGACCGCCCGGCACGCGAACGACCTCGTCTACGAGGCCTCCAACGCCATCTCGGACCTCATCACGACCGGAGTCCTCGAGCGGTTCCCGGCGCTGAAGTTCGTGCTCGTCGAGAGCGAGGCGAGCTGGATCCCCTTCATCTTGAGCTCCTGGGACAAGTACGCCAGCCGGCCGAACAGCGACTCCCCGCTGACGATGGCCCCGAGCGACTATTTCCGCCGGAACGTGCACGCCACGTTCTTCAACGACCCGACCCTCGCTTCGGTCCTCGAGCGCTGGGGGTCTGCGAACTGCATGTGGTCGAATGACTACCCCCATCCGAACTCGACGTGGCCCGAGTCCCGGAAGATCATCGAACGGGATCTTGGGCATCTCCCCGACGAGGTGCGCCGAGAGGTCCTGTCCGGCAACGTCGCGCGCCTCTACGACCTGCCCGCGGCAAGCGGCCGGCAGGGCGCGTCCCCGGCGAGCTGA